One genomic window of Maribacter aquivivus includes the following:
- a CDS encoding Gfo/Idh/MocA family protein, with the protein MSSNRRNFIKKTALGAVGATFASSSANAMTAKSYSKIIGANDRIHVAIQGLGRRYPAYIPAIAHKKNNVELTYLCDVMKSQRDKALIEVSDKLSNKPKLENDIRKILDDKEVDAIFMATPDHWHAPGACMAMQAGKHVYLEKPCSHNPREGELVVAYQRKFNKVVQMGNQQRSALESKEIIKEIHDGIIGDVYKATAFYISGRGRVPHQTKTNPPEGLDWDLFQGPAPRREYTDNTWDYNWHWYGWDYGTAEMGNNATHELDIARWALGVTYPEHVSVDAGKHHYKDDGWEMYDTMEATFKFAGNKTIKWDGNSRTGYHKYGNKYGRGTIVSGSEGTAYIDRGGYKLYDQKGGLIKENLSSGKEAGTALGGGGDMSTLHTVNFFDAIRGKAALTSPIDEGSISQMLTHYANIASRIDDSFEIDETTGRIFNREAMKLWSRTYEPGWEIKDI; encoded by the coding sequence ATGAGTTCAAACAGAAGAAATTTTATTAAGAAAACTGCCCTTGGTGCCGTAGGTGCAACGTTCGCTAGCTCTAGCGCAAATGCAATGACGGCTAAAAGTTATTCTAAAATAATTGGTGCAAACGATAGAATTCATGTTGCAATTCAAGGTTTAGGAAGAAGATACCCTGCATACATACCAGCTATAGCTCACAAGAAAAACAATGTAGAGCTAACGTATCTATGTGATGTAATGAAAAGTCAACGCGATAAAGCTTTAATTGAAGTAAGTGATAAATTAAGTAACAAACCAAAATTAGAGAATGACATACGTAAAATTTTAGATGATAAAGAGGTAGATGCCATTTTCATGGCTACCCCAGATCATTGGCATGCACCAGGTGCATGTATGGCAATGCAAGCTGGCAAGCATGTATATTTAGAGAAACCATGCAGTCATAATCCGCGTGAAGGCGAATTGGTAGTTGCCTATCAAAGGAAATTCAATAAAGTGGTTCAAATGGGTAATCAACAACGCTCAGCATTAGAATCAAAAGAAATTATAAAAGAAATTCACGATGGTATTATTGGCGATGTGTATAAAGCAACTGCATTTTACATTAGTGGAAGAGGTCGTGTACCTCACCAAACAAAAACCAACCCACCAGAAGGTCTAGATTGGGACCTTTTTCAAGGTCCGGCTCCAAGACGCGAGTACACAGATAATACTTGGGACTATAATTGGCATTGGTACGGGTGGGATTATGGTACCGCAGAAATGGGTAATAATGCAACCCATGAATTAGATATTGCCCGCTGGGCATTAGGCGTTACCTACCCTGAACATGTATCTGTAGATGCGGGAAAACACCATTACAAAGATGATGGTTGGGAAATGTACGATACCATGGAGGCTACTTTTAAGTTTGCTGGGAATAAAACCATAAAATGGGATGGTAATAGTAGAACAGGCTATCACAAATATGGAAATAAATATGGTAGAGGTACCATAGTTTCTGGATCTGAGGGTACAGCTTACATAGATCGTGGCGGTTATAAGTTATATGATCAAAAAGGAGGCTTAATCAAAGAAAACTTATCATCTGGCAAAGAAGCTGGCACTGCACTTGGCGGTGGTGGTGATATGTCTACATTGCATACCGTTAACTTTTTTGATGCTATAAGAGGAAAAGCTGCATTAACTTCTCCAATTGACGAGGGTTCAATTAGCCAAATGTTAACCCATTATGCTAATATTGCATCTAGAATAGATGACTCTTTTGAAATAGATGAAACTACTGGACGTATATTTAATAGAGAAGCCATGAAATTATGGTCAAGAACATATGAACCAGGGTGGGAAATAAAAGATATTTAA
- a CDS encoding 3-keto-disaccharide hydrolase has product MRTTVNTIALLILLIFASCKENPNDDTPWVALFDGETLNGWQKLGGEATYAIKDGTIVGTTTHGTPNTFLSTKKLYDNFILELDYKVDSSMNSGIQIRSNSIPNYQNGRVHGYQVEIDPSERAWSGGIYDEGRRGWLNPMTNNPKAQKAFKQNEWNNYRIEAIGDTIKTWVNDVPAAYLIDDKTAKGFISLQVHSISKDQKAGTDIIWKNINIITDSVSKYSRTSPLTPIVIKNHLSIDEKKDGWELLWDGKTTNGWKGAKLEEFPDKGWIIEDGVLSVLSSGGAESTAGGDIVTKEHYGDFELKVDFKLTPGANSGIKYYVDTNINKGEGSSIGLEYQILDDNLHPDAKLGNHEGSRTVSSLYDLIEANVNKPIQPIGEWNTAHIISKNNHVEHWLNGTKVLEYERKSDRYRKLVAESKYAKWPNFGELDKGQILLQDHGDLVSFKNVKIRSINNTKE; this is encoded by the coding sequence ATGCGAACAACAGTAAACACAATTGCTTTACTAATTCTTTTAATTTTTGCGAGCTGTAAAGAAAATCCAAATGATGATACCCCATGGGTAGCTTTATTTGATGGAGAAACTTTAAATGGTTGGCAAAAGCTTGGTGGAGAGGCCACTTACGCTATAAAAGATGGTACCATAGTTGGCACAACCACACATGGTACACCGAACACCTTTTTATCTACTAAAAAATTATATGATAATTTTATTTTAGAATTGGATTACAAGGTTGATTCTTCCATGAATTCAGGTATCCAAATTCGAAGTAATAGTATACCTAATTATCAAAATGGCAGAGTACATGGGTATCAAGTGGAAATAGACCCATCTGAAAGAGCTTGGAGTGGTGGAATATATGACGAAGGTAGACGTGGATGGTTAAATCCAATGACCAACAATCCTAAGGCACAAAAAGCTTTCAAACAAAACGAATGGAACAATTACCGCATAGAAGCTATTGGCGATACTATAAAAACATGGGTAAATGATGTTCCCGCCGCATACCTTATAGATGATAAAACTGCTAAAGGATTTATTAGTTTACAGGTTCATAGTATTTCTAAAGATCAAAAAGCCGGAACCGACATTATTTGGAAAAATATCAACATCATTACAGATAGTGTTTCTAAATATTCGAGAACATCACCACTTACCCCAATTGTCATTAAAAATCATTTATCAATTGATGAGAAAAAAGATGGTTGGGAATTACTTTGGGACGGGAAGACAACAAATGGATGGAAAGGTGCCAAATTGGAAGAGTTTCCTGATAAAGGATGGATAATTGAAGACGGAGTTTTAAGTGTGCTTTCGTCGGGTGGAGCAGAATCTACAGCTGGTGGAGATATTGTAACCAAAGAACATTATGGAGATTTTGAATTAAAAGTAGATTTCAAATTAACACCTGGTGCAAATAGTGGTATTAAATATTATGTTGATACAAATATCAACAAAGGCGAAGGCTCTTCTATAGGTTTAGAATATCAAATTTTAGATGACAACCTTCACCCCGATGCAAAACTTGGTAATCATGAAGGCAGTAGAACCGTTAGTTCGTTATATGATTTAATAGAGGCAAATGTCAATAAACCAATTCAACCAATTGGAGAGTGGAACACTGCTCACATAATTTCTAAAAACAATCATGTTGAGCATTGGCTAAACGGCACAAAAGTGCTCGAATACGAAAGAAAGAGTGATAGGTACAGAAAACTAGTAGCCGAAAGTAAATATGCAAAATGGCCAAATTTTGGAGAATTGGACAAAGGTCAAATTTTACTTCAAGACCACGGCGACCTTGTATCCTTCAAAAATGTAAAAATTCGTTCTATCAACAACACTAAAGAATAA
- a CDS encoding Gfo/Idh/MocA family protein, which yields MKNSKKSNKISKQSLSRRGFLTKTTLAVGAVTILPRHVFGRGFTAPSDRLNLGFIGLGKQCQGLAKNFTANTNAQIIAASDVWSTKNDWFKGHVERIYAEKRNQSNYTSVTTYLNYKELLERNDIDGVVIATPDHWHAIQAIDAMKAGKDVYCEKPLTHNIEEGIELVKTTNKTGQILQTGSMQRSWSSFRKACELVRNGYLGDIKQVLVNVGDPAIPYNLKAETMPSEINWNNWCGPAPLLAYNHRLAPSRNDVDFWPDWRLYEEVGGGILCDWGAHMFDIVQWALDMDRSGPVKYVPPTDKNAVRGLKMYYDNGVEMIHEDFGRGWGVRFIGSEGTMDVSRSYLETTPENLLSTDLTNAKVKLYNTEGNHLKDWLDAMKTRTQPICDVETGHRSATVCNIANIAYNLGRPLEWNPTKEKFLKDSEANRMRGRKARKF from the coding sequence ATGAAGAACTCTAAAAAATCTAATAAAATTTCGAAACAGTCCCTATCTCGTAGAGGCTTTTTGACTAAAACCACTTTGGCTGTTGGGGCAGTTACAATTCTTCCAAGGCACGTATTTGGTAGAGGTTTTACAGCACCTAGCGATAGACTTAATTTAGGCTTTATTGGTTTAGGTAAACAATGTCAAGGATTGGCTAAAAATTTTACTGCTAATACAAATGCACAAATTATTGCTGCCAGTGATGTTTGGAGTACTAAAAACGATTGGTTTAAAGGTCATGTAGAACGTATTTATGCTGAGAAGAGAAATCAATCAAATTATACATCTGTAACAACTTACCTAAATTATAAAGAGCTTTTAGAACGGAATGATATTGATGGTGTAGTAATCGCAACTCCTGATCATTGGCATGCGATACAAGCAATTGATGCAATGAAGGCGGGTAAAGATGTGTATTGCGAAAAGCCTTTGACACATAATATAGAAGAAGGTATTGAGCTAGTTAAAACTACCAATAAAACAGGTCAAATTTTACAAACTGGTAGTATGCAACGTTCATGGAGTTCATTTAGAAAAGCATGTGAGTTGGTTCGAAACGGTTATTTGGGAGATATTAAGCAAGTACTTGTTAATGTAGGTGACCCGGCAATACCGTATAATTTAAAAGCTGAAACAATGCCGTCTGAAATTAACTGGAATAACTGGTGCGGACCAGCGCCTTTGTTGGCTTATAATCATCGTTTGGCACCCTCTCGTAATGATGTCGATTTTTGGCCAGATTGGCGACTTTATGAAGAGGTTGGTGGAGGTATTCTTTGTGATTGGGGGGCTCATATGTTCGATATTGTTCAATGGGCTTTAGATATGGATAGATCAGGACCCGTTAAGTATGTACCTCCAACAGATAAGAATGCTGTACGAGGATTAAAAATGTATTACGATAATGGTGTTGAAATGATACATGAAGATTTTGGCAGGGGATGGGGTGTACGTTTTATTGGTTCTGAAGGTACTATGGATGTAAGTAGGTCTTATTTAGAAACTACACCAGAAAATCTATTGTCTACAGATTTAACCAATGCAAAAGTGAAACTGTATAATACAGAGGGTAATCACTTAAAAGATTGGTTAGATGCTATGAAAACTAGAACGCAACCTATTTGTGATGTAGAAACAGGACATAGATCTGCAACTGTATGTAATATTGCCAATATTGCATATAATCTAGGAAGACCATTAGAATGGAACCCAACAAAAGAGAAGTTCTTAAAAGATTCAGAAGCTAACAGAATGCGAGGTAGAAAAGCGCGTAAGTTCTAA
- a CDS encoding AraC family transcriptional regulator, translating into MIEILQSLRLTLLNTGYANLNSSWDFENVISPFTRMYYITKGSAKVYHNNQVFTLKPGYMYLIPSYCYAKYSCDNYHEQFYISFIQEVNNGVSIYSLKDFNYEIEADENDKKYFERLLALNSNREIINSDPKTYDNKPTLQDFIKQNEVLSTKDFLETQGLLTILFSKFVTSYKLQNNIQIADYGMQKILNYINKNLHLPITVVELAAICNYSPDHFSKLFKELYGSGPSKYIQEKRIERSQLLLLTTNDSLNEIAEKVGLNNISYFSRLFKKYTGKTPAFFRKEQVNI; encoded by the coding sequence ATGATAGAGATTCTGCAGTCTTTACGCTTAACGTTATTAAATACTGGCTATGCCAACCTTAATAGTTCTTGGGATTTCGAAAACGTAATTAGCCCGTTTACGCGTATGTACTATATCACTAAAGGGAGTGCAAAAGTGTACCATAACAATCAAGTATTTACTTTAAAACCAGGCTATATGTACTTGATACCAAGTTATTGTTATGCAAAATACTCATGTGACAACTACCATGAACAATTTTACATAAGCTTCATACAAGAAGTAAACAATGGCGTATCTATCTACAGTCTAAAAGATTTTAATTATGAAATTGAAGCAGATGAAAACGACAAAAAATATTTTGAACGATTACTTGCTTTAAACAGTAATCGAGAAATTATAAATAGTGATCCTAAAACATATGATAACAAACCCACTCTACAAGATTTCATTAAGCAGAATGAAGTATTGAGTACAAAAGACTTTTTAGAAACCCAAGGTTTACTCACCATACTCTTCTCAAAATTTGTAACCAGTTACAAACTGCAGAATAATATACAGATTGCCGATTATGGAATGCAAAAAATATTGAACTACATAAATAAAAATTTACATTTACCCATTACAGTAGTTGAACTAGCTGCAATCTGCAATTATAGTCCGGATCATTTTTCAAAACTTTTTAAAGAACTATATGGTTCTGGACCTAGTAAATATATTCAAGAAAAAAGAATAGAGCGTTCACAATTACTACTTCTTACAACCAATGATTCTTTAAACGAAATAGCTGAAAAAGTAGGTTTAAACAATATCTCTTATTTCTCAAGATTATTTAAAAAATATACAGGTAAAACACCTGCCTTTTTCAGAAAAGAACAGGTGAATATATAA